TTCTGTCTGGGTGGGTCAAGTACCctgtttcattcttatttatcttGTTAGCAGAGGATGGTTACTCTCTTTGTTTCACATTCTTCTCCATCCACTTTAGCTTTCTGTCATGAATGCTGATGTTTGAGCTGGGACACTAAACTGCTCCCCACTGGATTTCTGTCACTTCTGCAACCCCATCCTTATCCACTTCCACTGTTTATCACTCATGCTGTCTGCAGCTATCTCCATGTCTGTTGTTTCTTTGAGGGGCCATGCATATAGCATGCATAAGTTCtggggccacagcaacaccaccagatccttagccactgggcaccagggaactctcgtGCTGCTCCATGAGCCTCTCTGGTCAGTCTGTGCACACATCTTCAAAGTATATTCAGATTCagatcccggagttcccatcgtggctcagtggttaacaaatccgactaggaaccatgaggttacaggttccatccctggccttgttcagtgggttaaggatctggtgttgccatgagctgtggtgtaggtcacagattcggcttgcattccaagttgctgtggctgtggcgtaggccagtggctaccgctctgattaaacccttagcctgggaacctccaaatgccatgcactggccctagaaaagaccaaaaaaaaaaaaaaaaaaaagattcagattcCAATTATGCCTCTCATCTCTCTAGGAGTCAAAACCTATGTCCCTGCTGTTTCCAAGGGCTTTTCTTGTCCCAACCTCTACACCCATTtccatatttctcatttttcacttcCTGTGCTCCAACTCTGAAGTGTTTTCTACTCTCTCACTAATTAAattttcccctctctgggctgtcTTCCTGTTCCAGCTAAGGACGCATTTCTTCTGATTCTTTGATtcagccaagttttttttttttccccctatatgCAAGACTCAAATTTCTACATGCCTGCTCATGTACATTTGTTTTAAGTTCTTATCAACCTTTCTCACACTTCCTCTGTTTCAAACAATATGCTTGTCTTTATCGTTGATTGTGGCAAAATTCTGCACCTCTCCATTTTCAAAGGACTATAAACTCTTTTCTGTGTATACATTAACCAAAAGTAACATAAAATTCCTGAACCCTAGGCTTCCAGTTCTCAATgcaaaaccctaaaaaaaaaaaaaaagtcaatccaGTAATTAAATCAGACACTGAAAACTATGGTTTTCCTGTCTGGACTTCAGCCCAAATCGCTCCCCAgccacaaagagagaaagagagagggggaggaaaagagagaaaaaggaaaagagagaaagaagaaagaaaagaatctaatGAGGAACACCAGTCTTTCATCAACAAAATAACTCATAATTCTACACTTAATGAAATGACTTTGATCTAAATTCTCTCAGTGATAAATGGCAATATCTTTGCCTGCCTGGTCtgataattaaatgaattaacttGCAAATTATCTTATTCTAGGGGTTGGCTATGAGGGTATGGCCTAGAGCCCAGACTTTAGCAAATTTTGGTAAGTTTAACTGGAACATAGCCCATACCCAGTCGTTACTCTACAACCATTTTCTCACTACAATGTTGGAGTTGAGTATTTAGGAGAGACCTTATGATACGCAAAACCTCACATTTACTGTGTAGCGTCTATAGAGAAAATGTATGCCAAGCCCTTGTGGAGAGAATCTTCTTGTTAAAGTGAAATGGAATCATCACTTCTCTGTCCAGggcataacaagaaaaaaaggcgAAATGGCCTCTTACTACTCAGGCATACTAACACCAAATCATCCTTTAAATAAGAATATAGATAAAAACCAAACTTCATAATAGCTTCATAAATAGAGTCCAGCTTATATATGACAGAGTGCCAGatgagtaaaacaaaaacatagatgGTTTTACCTATTTCTTGATTGGGTTCCGGTATCTTTTTCTCCTCAGTCACACATTTTAACCAGTcttcttttgtactttttattcctgaaactatttaaatattcattttcagaGCTCTAGATATTGCTGTTCATCTCTTTTAGTACTGCTATAACCAAGGAAAACCATGTAAGCCTAAAATAGATTTCAGAAGGCATCAGATATATTCACACataacttcttttccttttcctccctcatttttggccatcccccacatatgggagttcctgggccagggactgtattggagctgcctctgtgacctacaccagagctgcagcaatgccagatccttgcaaagtcacagagacaagccagaccattagtccactgtgccacagagggaactcctcacatataACTTTAAAAGAGGCCTAGAAAAATGCTTTCTCCTGTAAGTGCCTGAATCtcataatttaaaacttctatCTCCCACTTGGACTGAACACTAACACAGCTCAAGGTATTTAAGGATACATGAGATAGGGAAGGCACCTCACGCTGCTGCACCCACTTCCAATGTTTCTGGTACAACTAGGCCCTCAGATTCTAAGGATCTAATTATAAGAACCAAGTGTAATCTCACCAATACTTTGCAAAATGAACTTTGCACTCTTTATATGATTACATACTTAACCACAAATCCCTACCACTTTCCAAGAAAGTCATTTGCATTGTAACTTTATGCACCCCAAGAGACACTGTCTGAACAGCAGAGATTCCATTCAAATCCTTTAGTGAATTCCAATCTGGGTTTCTCAACACAATGTTTCATAGGTAATATCACAACCTCTAAGTGTTTACTACTACAAATACTAAGTCCTCTTGTTTTCTCCTATCTTGCActacactaaatttttttttttttaatctttttagggccacacctgcagcatatggagattcccaggccagagggtgaatgagagctgtagccgctggcctatgccacagccacacgggatccgagccatgtctgtgacctacaccacagctcacgacagcgctagaaccttaacccactgagcagggccagggatcgaacctgcgtcctcatggatgccagtcagatccattcctgctgagccacaatgggaactctaacatTGAGAATTTTATCCTTCAGCTAACCAATAGTCATGATTGCCATGCTGGGTTTGGTAACAACACTGGACAATACCGCTTCCACAATCCTCACATTGCATATCTGACAAGTAGATTAGAATGTACCACTGTAACTTTAGTGATAACAGTTACCACTTCAACAATGACATCAAACCActtgtatacatataaaaatatttcattaacaaTCATTACGTATCTCCTAATATTTAGACCCAAATTTCAAACTCACAGGGCTTTGAAAATCCAAgcccaaaggaacagaaaacaaaagcaaagacatgAAATAATGTATATCTGATACTTTACTAACTTCCCACAAAGAATATTTCCCACTTCTGGGTACAAAAGGAAATCTGTATTTGGCaaaccttgctttttttcttttttttggttttatttggctgtgcccatggcttggggaagttcccaggccaaggatcaaaccccatgccacagctgaagcagtgacaacacgggatcctcaacccactgagccatgagaaaaCTCCAAAGCTTACAATTTTATGTACCTCTTGTCATTAGTGTGAACGCAGCACAATTTACAACCAGTAGGACACAAACTTAAATTTAACAAACAGTGCCCAATGAACAATTAACCTGGTAAGAAAAGCAAGTACTAGGTAAAAGCACCATGCATTTAAGTCTTTCTAGCTACCCAGGTGTTAAGAGACGTGCTCACCACTTGCTGACCTACAATGCGTCACAATGGCCCAAAAAAATCATACTGGACCTTGCACAGGAGCTTGCTCTTTCGTAGGACAAGGCTGCAGATCCTTCTGGTCTTCAACAGGGTTTGGATTCTTAAACAGTCCATCTGGACATAACTTAAACTCCAGCATGCTTAGTTTTTCTGAGGTATCTTTCCCAGGTACATGGTTCTTGGGcttattttctgctcttttttctttattgagcTTCCTGGGTGAACCATCTAATTTTGTGAGACAAATGCGTTCACGTTCAGTGCATTTAAATCCAACTCTATTCAGGTACGTTTTCCTTTGATCCTTTGCTTGGGAAGACATTTGGCTGAATTCAGCTTCATTATTTATATTGTTTACATTCTTGTCTGATTTGGTTTTGTCAATCCATGTTTTATCAGGTTGCTTTCCACCAACTGTTCCTTTAATATTCCTCAAAATGTGGGTTTTAGAGTCCCTGGAATGATGGATTTTGAGGCTTTTACCATGGTTGGAACTAATAGGTAATGATTCTTTAGAGGTCTGTACATTGCTGTTTTGTCTCTCGGATGATTTCCCATAACTTCCCACATGCGCAGTAACTTTATTGGACTTCTTGTACTGAGAATCACACGGCAGATTTTTCAGAcagtttttctttaacattttgcCACTCACTGCTTCTTTATGCTTCTGCCTTGCTAGGTACTCCTTTGCTGTCAGAACTCGATTAATTTTAGATGAACCATCCTTAGAGCCTGAAGACTTAACATTTGAAACTGTCTTTTCTTTAGTCATAGCTCTTTCACTTGGGGTTGAGAAATTGTACAATTTAAATGTACCACTTCCCACATTTTTATTCTGCTCTTGTTTATCATACTTCTTCTTCTTTACTTCTGAATCATGTATGCTCCCATCATCCAACTTCCTTTTTTCCAAAACTTTGTGTTTAGAGCCACCTgctttcaattttctcttttctggtgtTATTGACTGTACTAAAGAAGCATTTTTCACATGCAAATCTTTACTCGTCAAAAACCCCATCTTTGGTTTGAGCGGACGTAAATTTTGTGCCATAAGCTTCCTCTGCAAGCTCTCTTGacaaatttttatagttttattagtGGACTGAAAAGTGACCTCATGAAATTGCAGGGGTTTCTTTTTGTGTCTCTGCAAGGAATCTAGTCTCTTACCACCTTTACATAAAAACTGACCAGGTAATTCTTGCTCTGTCCTTAGTGAgctgttctgttctgtttctgATTTATCATTTATGTTCCGGCCTCCCTCtgtttcaggaaaatgtttttccTCAACTGGAAAAGTCAGAGGAAGTTTCTGATTATCTGGAGGATTCTCAGATGTGACAGAGTCATCTCCATCAGAGGTCCTCTCGCCTCGTTTATAACTGTTGGTATTGGCCTCCAGAGAACACGgatctttccctttttcttcctttgaagcCGAGTTCTTAATGGAATTACACTGGCACTGAGGTACTCCTTCATAAACCATAGAGAGCCACCCCAAGGCACAGCAACGGACATCATCTTTTCCCGAATCCAGTACGACAGACTCACAACTTTCTTCAATGGTACGTGCCTGTGGGTCACACTGGTTCCCTTCTTTTGTGACAGGCTTTTCTTCCTGAAGTTCTGTCAATCCGTCTACCTCATTGGGTGGACCATCCTGTTCAGGAAATAATTCTTTCATTTGCTCTGAGTTTAGTATTGTAATTTGTATCTGGTCTGTTGAGTCTTTGGAGTCACAACCAGTGTGTTCACAAGTGTGAGGTTTTGAAATGGGGTCTGCCATTTGTTGGACCGCACAACCCTCATGCATGTTCACAGGTTCAATACCATAGGGAAACTCTTTTAAAAGTTCTGACAGCTGATCTTGTAGGTAGAGGATGGATGTCTCATCATCAAGAAGCTCATTTTTTGTAGGATCCTGCGCAGTGTAACTGCAGGACATGTCAGTTTCCTGAGGGCAGCTATCCTGCTGAATAGCAGCTGATGAAACCACATCATCAGCCAGGCTTTCGATTTCAGTGATTTGTTCCAAGCTGCTTTCCTCTGGAATGCCCCTCTTTGCTTCAGTGTACTTCAAAGATGATGATTCTGGAGGTTGCAGTAACTTTGACTGATCAATTGTTTCATGGGAAGTATCTGTGCACTGTACAAAGTTATCTTTTTGACAATCAAAGTCTTTACTTTCAGTGACGTCTACTTGTTCATTTTGTTGTCTACTACTCGTCACTTGGTGACTCAGTAGAGGTTTCTGTTGCTCAACCTTTTCCAAAGGGTGCAGGTTGAATATCTTTGCTATTTGGGAATTGTAAGAGGTATCACCTTCAACAAGAGAACAAATATTACCAATCTGCAATACATCACTGTGCACATCATCACTGTCCTTTGATACATATGAGGTCTGCTGATCACTCACAGGACAATGGACATCTGGTTCTGTTTCATTATGCTTCCCTTGACTGGTATTAGGTGTGCCTTCTGAATTAGCATTAGTGgactcattttgtttttccttctgaatCGGTGGGAAAATCTTGGTGCTTGTAGTACTTGCCACTGGTTCATGAACACTAACCTTCAAAGCAGCAGTATTTTCTAACTTATTTTGTAAACTACAAATGCTGCCTTCTTTAATAACTGGGTATGCCGTTTCAGGTAAGGCTTCAGGTGTTGTACCTTTGACAGACAATGTTTTGACATCTGAAAGAATTAAGGGTGACACTACGGCAATTCCTTTTGTAGTAGTTGAACCTGAAGACTCGAAATTCTGTGTTACCATTGACAAAACTGTTTCCTGTGAGCTGCTGGTGACCTTATTCTGCGAATTCCCCACAGCTGAAAATGGACTCGTCTCACAAACTTCCACAGGCTTTGAAACTCCAGCTGCGGCTCTGTTTGTTTTTGACTCGTTTGACTGTTTTTCTACTGTAGGTTCTGAAGGTTGCTTTTTCCACAAAGAGAGACATGTTGCTAGTAATTCCATGGAAAAGTGACCATCACTTTTCGAAGACATTCCATTTAAGGATTTATGCTCAAACCCAGAAGAGTTGTCTGAAATCTTGGCATTTATATTACAAGTACTTGTAGCTTCCGCAGTTTTCAAATTCAGTAGGTTACCAGTGTTAGTGGTATTTGGATTCAGGTCAGAACCACGCAGTTTGGAATCCTTAACAGTTTCAATAGTGTCTTTTAATAATTTCCTCTCAATTTTACCTCCAGGTGCAAGTAAACTAAGCACTAGCCTATTTTTATTTGGatgttttgaaatatattccTCAAAAGTCATGAACTGAGGAAGAGGAGTTGTCTCAGAATGTGCTGGCACATTTTTTGTGCTATTGACAAGATTTCCTGATGAAAACTGGATGTTATTTGATGTGGCATGGGGAATCTCAACAGTTGACATCTTTGAAGAAGTCACAACTTTCAAATCACGTAACTGTTCTGGAATTGGCAACTTTTCCGAAGGGACAGAATTTAGTAAAACAGAACTGACCTGGTTAAAATGTCTGTCCTGAAGGTTGGAATTCGATGGACTGTGTGTTTTATTTGCTACTTCTGAAGATTCCATTACTATTGGTGATTTATTCTCCATGGTTTCTGGAGTGACTATGGTTACTTGTGGCCCACACTGTACTTCGGCAGTTTGTTTCAGAGAAAACTGAGAATTTTGAGCTGAATCGCTATAAGGGCTACTAGTTGTTTTAATACAACCTGCTGCCATCAAAagacttttattaattttaattttccttgcaAGGTCCgaaaacttcttttttatttctactaaTGTTTTAATGTCCCTCACTAACTTTTCTTTTGTGGCACGTGTGTCCAATACCTGATTTGAAGTCAGGTTTCCAGAATCTACTCTTTTCTCTTGAGTATTCTGACCAAGAGCCTGGACACTATCCAGAGAAGATCTAACAGGTCTGTTAAAAGACTGACCAACATTGGTGTTTACTTTCAAGTTGCAGGTATTTCCCATCATGCTGAAATTTTCATTTGAGTTTTGCCACTGCTGTTGAAAGCCTCTACAAAAGTCTTTCCCCATTTCAGGCAAGTACATTTCTTGAGTCTGGGGACCATCCATACAAGAGCGTTTAACAACATGCTGAATACTTTGCAGGGGCTGGCTTGGATATCTACAGTCATAAGGAGGAGGAGGTCTTTCGTCAGTGTGAGTAACTGCATATTGATAGGACGGAACGGTTGCAATCTGCTTTGACTGTAGAGGGAGGGCAGGATTTGCAGATGGACTATTTTTAACTTGTAACGACCCAGCTGACATAGTGTTTTGTTTCAGAAGAGTAGGACCTTGCACAAAGCTTCGTGATGAGTAACCATATTGCTTTGGAAGTGGTCTGTAATTAGGGTAAGCCAGTCCACTGGAGGCACACTGCTGTGGCCAGTCAACCTGTTGCTCTGATAAAGGTGGGTTAAGTCTCGGGTTGTCCTGATAAGTTATGGGAGCTCTTCCAGAATTAGAAGGCATCATTTGTAGTTGCATAGAATACGTGTCTGATGTCACAAACTGATTCTGTAGTGCATGTACATTGGGCGGATTTGTGCCAAAACCAGTTTGATGAGATACAGTTGCCCCTGTATGAGAGAGCATAGAATTCCTCATTGGTGAGTTCAGCCACATATCTTGTGTAACTCCTGAAGACATCTGCAAATCCTGATTTAATTGTTTGGGTCCTTTCACATTTGTGTATGTTATTCTTTCTACTGAAGTTTGGGAGGTCACAATTGTCCCACTATGCATATCAGAAATAGGGATTTGTTgaggagttttataatttctgttGTTGAGCAATGGCTGTGAAACTGGATTTGAATTACTGAGAAATAGGCATGCTTCTTGGTTACTTCCAGGGTGGTTTAAAGTACTTTGAGATGTTGTAGTAAGTGTGCTTACTAAAGCCTGCTCCAAAAAAGATGTCTGTTTTCTAGGATACTGTGGTGGCAAGGTGACACTCTCTGGTTTTGCATTCCAATTCATTGTTGATTCAATGCAGGAGTAGTGTTATTAAAAGCCAGTTGTTTTGAATGTCAGGAATCTGTAGGAAATAAAGATCTTTTGATTAAAAAGCTGTTCTGTCTGTACAGAATTTATGTATCAGTTCACCTTATCAACACTTATTTAtagcctcatctttttttttttttgtcttttgcccttttctagggctgctccagcagcacatggaggttcccaagctaggggtcgaatcggagctgtagccaccgacctacaccagagccacagcaacgtgggatccgagccgcgtctgcaacctacaccacagctcacggcaacaccggatagttaacccactgagcaaggccagggactgaacccgcaacctcatggttcctaagtcagattcgttaaccactgcgccacgacgggaacccctataGCCTCATCTTTAATTTGGGTAAGAAGAAcagtaaaagaagaaaggaagatgtTACAATAAATATggcaaatgacaataaaattttCTAGGGTGCTTAACAGGATTTCATAGTTAGTATTTTGTTACACTAACAAGGCAActactttctgcttttttttttttgtctttttgccttttctagggctgctccctcggcatatggaggttcccaggctaggggtctaattagagccaccagtctacaccagagccacagcaactcgggatccaagccgcatctgcaacctacaccacagctcaccgcaatgctggatccttaacccactgagcaaggccagggatcgaacctgcaacttcatggttcctagtaggatttgttaaccactgcacctactttctgcttttgtttatttcacCTACCTATTTAACTAACTCATGccaactgtaagaaaaaaaattaaattaaaaaaaaaaaaaatcgagcattggagttcctgtttcggctcagtggtaaccaacctgaccagtgtccatgaggtcacaggttcaatccctggccaagctcagtgagttaagacattgctgtgagctgtggcataggtcgcagatgtggctcagatcccaagttgcttcgGTTGTtgtttaggctggtggctgcaactctaattcaaccccatatgccgaaagtgcggacctaaaaacggaattgaaaaacaaaaacatatcacaccccaaaaaaatcaaatacctgggaatacacctgaccaaggaggtgaaagacttatatgctgagaactataaaacattaatcaaggaaattaaagaggattcaaagaaataaaaagatattccatgctcctggatgggaaaaatcaatattgtaaaaatggccatactacccaaaacaatctacagaattcaatgcagtccctatcaaattgcccgtgacatttttcacagaactagaacaaacaatccaaaaatttatatggaaccacaaaaagacccagaattgctgaagtaatcctgaggaacaaaaaccaagcactaaagtggggaaaaaaaggaaaaaaaaaaaaaacaaaaaaaaccaagcacaaggcttaactctcccagacttcaggcaatattacaaagccacagcaagagagcgtggtactggtaccaaaaacagacatatagaccaatggagcagaatagagaacccagaaataaactgagaCACCCATTgtcaactaatcttcaacaaaggaagaaataaaatgtgaaaaagacactcttttcagcaggtggtgctgggaaaactggatagctgcatgtaaaccaatgaaactggaacacaccctcacatcatgcacaaaaataaactcaaaatggcttaaagacttaaaacgtaaaacaagacaccatcaaactcctagaggagaacataggcaaatgctgtctgacatcaacattacaaatgttttctcaggtcagtctcccaaggcaacagaaataaaagcaaaatcaaacaaatgggacctaatgaaactgacaagcttttgcacagcaaagaaaaccataaacccaaaaagacaatttagagaatgggagaaaatagtttcaaacaatgcaaccgacaagggactcatctctaaaatatacaaacaacttatacaactgaagagcaaaaaagccaacaacccaattgaaaaatgggcaaacgacctgaataggcatttctccaaagaagatatacagatggtcaacaagcacatgaaaaaaatgctcaacatcactgattattagagaaatgcaaatcaaaactactatgagataacacctcacaccagtcagaatggccatcattaagtccacagataacaaatgttggagggggtgtagaAAAGggtgtgcactgttggtgggaatgtaaattggtacaaccactatggaaaacagtatggaggtaacttagacaactaaatatagaactaccatgtgccccagcagttccactcttgggcatatatctgtataaaactttccttgaaaaagacacatgcgcccgTATGTTCAGTGAAGCACAATTcataattgccaagacatggaaacaaccgaaatgtccaccaacaaatgaatggattaagaagatgtggtgtgtataagatatatatatatatatatatatatatatatatatatatacacacatacatacataatagaatactactcagccattaaaaaacaaaatgcgggagttcccatcgtggcgcagtggttaacgaatctgactaggaaccatgaggttgcgggttcggtccctgcccttgctcagtgggttaacgatctggtgatgctgtgagctgtggtgtaggttgcagacgcggctcggatcccgcgttgctgtggctctggcgtaggctggtggctacagctctgattcaacccctagcctgggaatctccatatgccgaaggagcggcccaagaaatagcaaaaaaaaaaaaaaaaaaaaaagacaaaacaaaaaaacaaaatgccatttgtagcaacatggatggaagtagagactcatactaagtggggtgggtcagaaagagaaagacaaataccatatgatttcacttatgtatggaatctaatatatggcacaaaggaacctttctacagaaaagaaaatcatggacttggagagcagacttgttgttgccaagagggagggagtgggaatttggggttagtagatgcaaactactgcctttggaatggataagcaatggtatcctgctgtatagcactgggaactatggtcacttgtgatggagcatgataatgtgagaaaaaagaatgcatacatgtatgtgtgactgggtcacctttgcTGTGTAGTAGAGAATTGACAGCAAACTAAATCAgtgataatggagaaaa
Above is a genomic segment from Phacochoerus africanus isolate WHEZ1 chromosome 7, ROS_Pafr_v1, whole genome shotgun sequence containing:
- the RESF1 gene encoding retroelement silencing factor 1 isoform X2, translating into MNWNAKPESVTLPPQYPRKQTSFLEQALVSTLTTTSQSTLNHPGSNQEACLFLSNSNPVSQPLLNNRNYKTPQQIPISDMHSGTIVTSQTSVERITYTNVKGPKQLNQDLQMSSGVTQDMWLNSPMRNSMLSHTGATVSHQTGFGTNPPNVHALQNQFVTSDTYSMQLQMMPSNSGRAPITYQDNPRLNPPLSEQQVDWPQQCASSGLAYPNYRPLPKQYGYSSRSFVQGPTLLKQNTMSAGSLQVKNSPSANPALPLQSKQIATVPSYQYAVTHTDERPPPPYDCRYPSQPLQSIQHVVKRSCMDGPQTQEMYLPEMGKDFCRGFQQQWQNSNENFSMMGNTCNLKVNTNVGQSFNRPVRSSLDSVQALGQNTQEKRVDSGNLTSNQVLDTRATKEKLVRDIKTLVEIKKKFSDLARKIKINKSLLMAAGCIKTTSSPYSDSAQNSQFSLKQTAEVQCGPQVTIVTPETMENKSPIVMESSEVANKTHSPSNSNLQDRHFNQVSSVLLNSVPSEKLPIPEQLRDLKVVTSSKMSTVEIPHATSNNIQFSSGNLVNSTKNVPAHSETTPLPQFMTFEEYISKHPNKNRLVLSLLAPGGKIERKLLKDTIETVKDSKLRGSDLNPNTTNTGNLLNLKTAEATSTCNINAKISDNSSGFEHKSLNGMSSKSDGHFSMELLATCLSLWKKQPSEPTVEKQSNESKTNRAAAGVSKPVEVCETSPFSAVGNSQNKVTSSSQETVLSMVTQNFESSGSTTTKGIAVVSPLILSDVKTLSVKGTTPEALPETAYPVIKEGSICSLQNKLENTAALKVSVHEPVASTTSTKIFPPIQKEKQNESTNANSEGTPNTSQGKHNETEPDVHCPVSDQQTSYVSKDSDDVHSDVLQIGNICSLVEGDTSYNSQIAKIFNLHPLEKVEQQKPLLSHQVTSSRQQNEQVDVTESKDFDCQKDNFVQCTDTSHETIDQSKLLQPPESSSLKYTEAKRGIPEESSLEQITEIESLADDVVSSAAIQQDSCPQETDMSCSYTAQDPTKNELLDDETSILYLQDQLSELLKEFPYGIEPVNMHEGCAVQQMADPISKPHTCEHTGCDSKDSTDQIQITILNSEQMKELFPEQDGPPNEVDGLTELQEEKPVTKEGNQCDPQARTIEESCESVVLDSGKDDVRCCALGWLSMVYEGVPQCQCNSIKNSASKEEKGKDPCSLEANTNSYKRGERTSDGDDSVTSENPPDNQKLPLTFPVEEKHFPETEGGRNINDKSETEQNSSLRTEQELPGQFLCKGGKRLDSLQRHKKKPLQFHEVTFQSTNKTIKICQESLQRKLMAQNLRPLKPKMGFLTSKDLHVKNASLVQSITPEKRKLKAGGSKHKVLEKRKLDDGSIHDSEVKKKKYDKQEQNKNVGSGTFKLYNFSTPSERAMTKEKTVSNVKSSGSKDGSSKINRVLTAKEYLARQKHKEAVSGKMLKKNCLKNLPCDSQYKKSNKVTAHVGSYGKSSERQNSNVQTSKESLPISSNHGKSLKIHHSRDSKTHILRNIKGTVGGKQPDKTWIDKTKSDKNVNNINNEAEFSQMSSQAKDQRKTYLNRVGFKCTERERICLTKLDGSPRKLNKEKRAENKPKNHVPGKDTSEKLSMLEFKLCPDGLFKNPNPVEDQKDLQPCPTKEQAPVQDDVLANSRLSKRSFSADGYETQQNQVKDSKAMFQTYKKMYMEKRSRSLGSSPLE